One region of Bubalus bubalis isolate 160015118507 breed Murrah chromosome 15, NDDB_SH_1, whole genome shotgun sequence genomic DNA includes:
- the GSDMD gene encoding gasdermin-D isoform X2, which yields MASAFEKVVRSVVRELDHKDLTPVDSLWSSASFQPYSLLSRKPLSSRFWRPRYKCVNLSIRDILEPDAPEPALECGRTFQFHDAMDGQLQGSVKLAAPGQGRLTGGAAVSGSSSASMDLCTLRVAPNTWEAMHHERRLRQPEPKTLQQLRSRGDDVFVVTEVLQTQKEVEVTRTHKQEGSGQFALPGAFCLQGKGEGHLSQKKTVTIPSGSTLAFRAAQLVIGSDWDILLFPDKKQRTFLSLQADGSMEHWLATTDDYQGLQAEVKAWAMGLEGLSKGLCGRLLGGLGQVLQDEPALQALEDSLEQGLCGGQVEPRDGPVGAILESLVLPSGQLETELAGPVFYLLQALAVLSEAQHVLLAEVLETGTLSGTFWLVESLVEQSSPWQEHRAVSLPPERLGNSWGSEAPAWALLEACGLEPQVGTPQVCWEPGARGCACALYACLALLLRLSQLC from the exons ATGGCCTCGGCCTTTGAGAAGGTGGTCAGGAGCGTGGTCCGGGAGCTGGACCACAAGGACCTCACCCCTGTGGACAGCCTTTGGAGCTCCGCCAGCTTCCAGCCCTACAGCCTTTTGAGCAGGAAGCCCTTGAGTTCACGATTCTGGAGACCACGCTACAAGTGTGTCAACTTATCCATCAGGGACATCCTGGAACCCGATGCGCCGGAGCCAG CGCTGGAGTGTGGCCGCACCTTCCAGTTCCATGATGCGATGGACGGGCAGCTGCAGGGCAGCGTGAAGCTGGCAGCCCCAGGACAGGGCAGGCTCACAGGCGGGGCCGCAGTGTCCGGCAGCTCCAGCGCCTCGATGGACCTGTGCACTCTGAGAGTGGCCCccaacacctgggaagccatgcaCCACGAGAG GCGCCTGCGGCAGCCTGAACCCAAAACCCTGCAGCAGCTGCGGAGTCGGGGGGATGACGTGTTTGTAGTGACCGAGGTGCTGCAGACACAGAAGGAGGTGGAGGTCACCCGAACGCACAAGCAGGAGGGCTCAGGCCAGTTTGCACTTCCGGGAGCCTTCTGCTTACAG GGCAAAGGCGAGGGCCACCTGAGCCAGAAGAAGACGGTCACCATCCCCTCGGGCAGCACCCTTGCATTTCGGGCGGCCCAGCTGGTTATTGGCTCTGACTGGG ACATCCTCCTCTTCCCAGACAAGAAGCAAAGGACCTTCCTGTCGCTGCAGGCAG ATGGGTCCATGGAGCACTGGCTGGCAACCACTGACGACTACCAGGGCCTGCAGGCAGAGGTGAAGGCCTGGGCCATGGGCCTGGAGGGCTTGTCCAAGGGGCTATGTGGGCGGCTGCTGGGTGGCCTGGGGCAGGTGCTGCAGGACGAGCCGGCTCTGCAAGCCCTGGAGGACTCG CTGGAGCAAGGCCTGTGCGGCGGACAGGTGGAGCCTCGGGACGGCCCGGTGGGCGCCATCCTTGAGTCCCTGGTGCTGCCCTCTGGACAGCTGGAAACGGAGCTCGCGGGCCCCGTCTTCTATCTGCTGCAAGCACTAGCAG TGCTGAGTGAAGCCCAGCACGTGCTGCTGGCTGAGGTGCTGGAGACAGGGACCCTGTCAGGGACATTTTGGCTG GTGGAGAGCCTTGTGGAGCAGAGCAGCCCGTGGCAGGAGCACCGGGCTGTGTCCCTGCCACCCGAGCGCCTGGGCAACAGCTGGGGCTCAGAGGCGCCCGCCTGGGCTCTGCTGGAGGCATGCGGCTTGGAGCCCCAGGTGGGCACCCCCCAAGTGTGCTGGGAGCCTGGGGCCCGCGGCTGTGCATGCGCACTTTATGCCTGCCTGGCGCTGCTGCTCAGGCTGAGCCAGCTCTGCTAG
- the GSDMD gene encoding gasdermin-D isoform X1 — protein sequence MASAFEKVVRSVVRELDHKDLTPVDSLWSSASFQPYSLLSRKPLSSRFWRPRYKCVNLSIRDILEPDAPEPALECGRTFQFHDAMDGQLQGSVKLAAPGQGRLTGGAAVSGSSSASMDLCTLRVAPNTWEAMHHERRLRQPEPKTLQQLRSRGDDVFVVTEVLQTQKEVEVTRTHKQEGSGQFALPGAFCLQGKGEGHLSQKKTVTIPSGSTLAFRAAQLVIGSDWDILLFPDKKQRTFLSLQAGRRPSSTADSHPHSCFSLASIRALSDYFQFRPDGSMEHWLATTDDYQGLQAEVKAWAMGLEGLSKGLCGRLLGGLGQVLQDEPALQALEDSLEQGLCGGQVEPRDGPVGAILESLVLPSGQLETELAGPVFYLLQALAVLSEAQHVLLAEVLETGTLSGTFWLVESLVEQSSPWQEHRAVSLPPERLGNSWGSEAPAWALLEACGLEPQVGTPQVCWEPGARGCACALYACLALLLRLSQLC from the exons ATGGCCTCGGCCTTTGAGAAGGTGGTCAGGAGCGTGGTCCGGGAGCTGGACCACAAGGACCTCACCCCTGTGGACAGCCTTTGGAGCTCCGCCAGCTTCCAGCCCTACAGCCTTTTGAGCAGGAAGCCCTTGAGTTCACGATTCTGGAGACCACGCTACAAGTGTGTCAACTTATCCATCAGGGACATCCTGGAACCCGATGCGCCGGAGCCAG CGCTGGAGTGTGGCCGCACCTTCCAGTTCCATGATGCGATGGACGGGCAGCTGCAGGGCAGCGTGAAGCTGGCAGCCCCAGGACAGGGCAGGCTCACAGGCGGGGCCGCAGTGTCCGGCAGCTCCAGCGCCTCGATGGACCTGTGCACTCTGAGAGTGGCCCccaacacctgggaagccatgcaCCACGAGAG GCGCCTGCGGCAGCCTGAACCCAAAACCCTGCAGCAGCTGCGGAGTCGGGGGGATGACGTGTTTGTAGTGACCGAGGTGCTGCAGACACAGAAGGAGGTGGAGGTCACCCGAACGCACAAGCAGGAGGGCTCAGGCCAGTTTGCACTTCCGGGAGCCTTCTGCTTACAG GGCAAAGGCGAGGGCCACCTGAGCCAGAAGAAGACGGTCACCATCCCCTCGGGCAGCACCCTTGCATTTCGGGCGGCCCAGCTGGTTATTGGCTCTGACTGGG ACATCCTCCTCTTCCCAGACAAGAAGCAAAGGACCTTCCTGTCGCTGCAGGCAG GCCGCAGGCCCTCCAGCACTGCAGACAGCCATCCACATTCGTGCTTCAGCTTAGCCTCCATAAGGGCCCTCTCTGACTACTTCCAGTTCCGGCCGG ATGGGTCCATGGAGCACTGGCTGGCAACCACTGACGACTACCAGGGCCTGCAGGCAGAGGTGAAGGCCTGGGCCATGGGCCTGGAGGGCTTGTCCAAGGGGCTATGTGGGCGGCTGCTGGGTGGCCTGGGGCAGGTGCTGCAGGACGAGCCGGCTCTGCAAGCCCTGGAGGACTCG CTGGAGCAAGGCCTGTGCGGCGGACAGGTGGAGCCTCGGGACGGCCCGGTGGGCGCCATCCTTGAGTCCCTGGTGCTGCCCTCTGGACAGCTGGAAACGGAGCTCGCGGGCCCCGTCTTCTATCTGCTGCAAGCACTAGCAG TGCTGAGTGAAGCCCAGCACGTGCTGCTGGCTGAGGTGCTGGAGACAGGGACCCTGTCAGGGACATTTTGGCTG GTGGAGAGCCTTGTGGAGCAGAGCAGCCCGTGGCAGGAGCACCGGGCTGTGTCCCTGCCACCCGAGCGCCTGGGCAACAGCTGGGGCTCAGAGGCGCCCGCCTGGGCTCTGCTGGAGGCATGCGGCTTGGAGCCCCAGGTGGGCACCCCCCAAGTGTGCTGGGAGCCTGGGGCCCGCGGCTGTGCATGCGCACTTTATGCCTGCCTGGCGCTGCTGCTCAGGCTGAGCCAGCTCTGCTAG
- the MROH6 gene encoding maestro heat-like repeat-containing protein family member 6: MAGGVWGPARGAPMGALTLTALAEAIRASRGQPMGPPAPGPQPQPELEPAVEEPGRAATTPTAGGEPPSPPPPQEPAPEGPQQTPRSSWEEGALADLAVYTATCLEEAGFVGTQATALTLSSALEAQGRRLEDQVHGLVRGLLAQVPHLAEGRPRRAALRVLSSLALEHSRDVVFALLRCSPAPDRVAAELWRSLSRNQRVNGQVLVQLLWALKGSAGSQLEALAATLALGEMLSVSGCVGATRGFYPHLLLVLVTQLHELARNTHSPDTPKVWVPSHRGPPHSHASCTVEALKALLTGDGGRMVVTCMEQAGGWRRLVGAGTHLEGVLLLASALVAHADHHLRGLFADLLPRLRSTDDAQRLTAMAFFTGLLQSRPTARLLREEVILERLRAWQGDPEPTVRWLGLLGLGHLALNRGKVRHATTLLPALLGALGEGDPRLVDAALGSLRRVLLQPRAPVRLLSAELRPRLPPLLDDTRDSVRASAVGLLGMLVRRGRGGLRVGLRRPLRKLVLQSLVPLLLRLHDPSPDTAESSEWTLARCDQALHWGLLEEMVTVAHYDSPEALSRICHRLVQWYPSHVPSFLSQTQGYLRSPQGPLRRAATLLTGFLVHHSSPSHVNQDLLDSLFQDLGRLQSDPEPAVAAAARVSGQQVALLAHAQPQPCGWSLRVLRHLPCPGRPRPTPIRPPPVYADSPFQHRSHRGRWGCSGPG; this comes from the exons ATGGCTGGGGGCGTGTGGGGCCCGGCCCGCGGGGCCCCTATGGGGGCCCTGACCCTGACAGCCCTGGCCGAAGCGATCCGGGCCAGCCGGGGGCAGCCCATGGgaccccctgccccaggccctcAGCCCCAGCCTGAGCTTGAACCTgcagtggaggagcctgggagggcagCCACCACCCCCACGGCTGGCGGTGagcccccttccccgccccctccccaggagCCAGCCCCTGAGGGGCCCCAGCAG ACTCCCCGGAGCTCCTGGGAGGAGGGGGCCCTAGCAGACCTGGCCGTGTACACCGCCACCTGCCTGGAAGAGGCTGGCTTTGTGGGAACCCAGGCGACAGCGCTCACCCTGTCCTCAGCCCTGGAGGCGCAGGGGCGCAGGCTGGAGGACCAG GTGCATGGGCTCGTGCGGGGGCTGCTGGCTCAGGTGCCCCATCTGGCGGAGGGGCGGCCCCGGCGGGCGGCGCTGCGGGTGCTGAGCTCCCTGGCTCTGGAGCACTCCCGGGACGTGGTGTTCGCACTGTTGCGCTGCTCACCGGCCCCGGACCG GGTGGCCGCTGAGCTCTGGCGCAGCCTGAGCCGGAACCAGCGTGTGAACGGACAGGTGCTGGTGCAGCTGCTCTGGGCGCTAAAGGGCTCAGCCGGATCCCAGCTGGAGGCGCTGGCG GCCACTCTCGCGCTTGGGGAGATGCTGTCTGTGTCCGGCTGCGTGGGTGCCACCCGAGGCTTCTACCCGCACCTTCTCCTGGTGCTGGTCACTCAGCTCCACGAGCTGGCACGGAacacacactcccctgacacacCCAAGGTGTGGGTCCCATCTCACCGAGGGCCACCGCACAGTCATGCCAG CTGCACCGTGGAGGCCTTGAAGGCTCTGCTCACTGGGGACGGAGGCCGCATGGTGGTAACGTGCATGGAgcaggctggaggctggaggagactggtgggagcTGGCACCCACCTGGAGGGTGTCCTGCTGCTGGCCAG TGCCCTGGTGGCCCATGCCGACCACCACCTACGAGGCCTGTTCGCTGACTTGCTGCCGCGGCTGCGCAGCACAGACGACGCACAGCGCCTGACGGCCATGGCCTTCTTCACCGGG CTGTTGCAGAGCCGGCCCACCGCGCGGCTCCTGCGGGAGGAGGTGATCCTGGAGCGGCTCCGCGCCTGGCAGGGCGACCCTGAGCCCACCGTGCGTTGGCTGGGCCTGCTGGGCCTCGGCCACCTGGCGCTGAACCGCgggaag GTGCGCCACGCGACCACGCTGCTGCCCGCGCTCCTGGGCGCGCTGGGCGAGGGTGACCCGCGGCTCGTGGACGCCGCGCTGGGGTCGCTGCGGAGGGTCCTGTTGCAGCCGCGGGCACCGGTGCGGCTCCTGAGCGCGGAGCTGCGGCCACGCCTCCCACCACTCCTGGACGAC ACCCGGGACTCGGTCCGCGCCTCCGCAGTCGGGCTGCTCGGGATGCTGGTGCGGCGCGGCCGGGGCGGGCTCCGGGTGGGGCTCCGCCGCCCCCTGCGGAAGCTGGTGCTGCAGAGTCTCGTTCCGCTGCTGTTGCGCCTGCACGACCCCAGCCCAGACACCGCTGAG AGCTCAGAATGGACCCTGGCCCGCTGTGACCAGGCCCTGCACTGGGGCCTGCTGGAGGAGATGGTCACGGTGGCCCACTACGACAGCCCTGAGGCCCTAAGCCGCATCTGCCACCGCCTG GTCCAGTGGTACCCGAGTCACGTGCCCAGCTTTCTGAGCCAGACCCAGGGCTACCTGCGGAGCCCTCAGGGCCCCCTGCGCCGGGCGGCCACCCTGCTCACAG GCTTCCTGGTTCATCACTCCAGCCCCAGCCACGTCAACCAGGACCTGCTGGACTCTCTGTTCCAGG ACTTGGGGCGGCTGCAGAGCGACCCTGAGCCCGCTGTGGCGGCGGCAGCACGCGTGTCTGGCCAGCAGGTGGCGCTGCTGGCCCacgcccagccccagccctgcggCTGGAGCCTCCGGGTCCTCCGGCACCTCCCCTGCCCCGGCCGGCCCCGCCCCACGCCGATCCGGCCCCCACCCGTCTACGCCGACAGCCCGTTCCAGCACCGCAGCCACCGCGGCCGCTGGGGCTGCTCAGGTCCCGGCTGA
- the GSDMD gene encoding gasdermin-D isoform X4 — translation MASAFEKVVRSVVRELDHKDLTPVDSLWSSASFQPYSLLSRKPLSSRFWRPRYKCVNLSIRDILEPDAPEPALECGRTFQFHDAMDGQLQGSVKLAAPGQGRLTGGAAVSGSSSASMDLCTLRVAPNTWEAMHHERRLRQPEPKTLQQLRSRGDDVFVVTEVLQTQKEVEVTRTHKQEGSGQFALPGAFCLQGKGEGHLSQKKTVTIPSGSTLAFRAAQLVIGSDWDILLFPDKKQRTFLSLQADGSMEHWLATTDDYQGLQAELEQGLCGGQVEPRDGPVGAILESLVLPSGQLETELAGPVFYLLQALAVLSEAQHVLLAEVLETGTLSGTFWLVESLVEQSSPWQEHRAVSLPPERLGNSWGSEAPAWALLEACGLEPQVGTPQVCWEPGARGCACALYACLALLLRLSQLC, via the exons ATGGCCTCGGCCTTTGAGAAGGTGGTCAGGAGCGTGGTCCGGGAGCTGGACCACAAGGACCTCACCCCTGTGGACAGCCTTTGGAGCTCCGCCAGCTTCCAGCCCTACAGCCTTTTGAGCAGGAAGCCCTTGAGTTCACGATTCTGGAGACCACGCTACAAGTGTGTCAACTTATCCATCAGGGACATCCTGGAACCCGATGCGCCGGAGCCAG CGCTGGAGTGTGGCCGCACCTTCCAGTTCCATGATGCGATGGACGGGCAGCTGCAGGGCAGCGTGAAGCTGGCAGCCCCAGGACAGGGCAGGCTCACAGGCGGGGCCGCAGTGTCCGGCAGCTCCAGCGCCTCGATGGACCTGTGCACTCTGAGAGTGGCCCccaacacctgggaagccatgcaCCACGAGAG GCGCCTGCGGCAGCCTGAACCCAAAACCCTGCAGCAGCTGCGGAGTCGGGGGGATGACGTGTTTGTAGTGACCGAGGTGCTGCAGACACAGAAGGAGGTGGAGGTCACCCGAACGCACAAGCAGGAGGGCTCAGGCCAGTTTGCACTTCCGGGAGCCTTCTGCTTACAG GGCAAAGGCGAGGGCCACCTGAGCCAGAAGAAGACGGTCACCATCCCCTCGGGCAGCACCCTTGCATTTCGGGCGGCCCAGCTGGTTATTGGCTCTGACTGGG ACATCCTCCTCTTCCCAGACAAGAAGCAAAGGACCTTCCTGTCGCTGCAGGCAG ATGGGTCCATGGAGCACTGGCTGGCAACCACTGACGACTACCAGGGCCTGCAGGCAGAG CTGGAGCAAGGCCTGTGCGGCGGACAGGTGGAGCCTCGGGACGGCCCGGTGGGCGCCATCCTTGAGTCCCTGGTGCTGCCCTCTGGACAGCTGGAAACGGAGCTCGCGGGCCCCGTCTTCTATCTGCTGCAAGCACTAGCAG TGCTGAGTGAAGCCCAGCACGTGCTGCTGGCTGAGGTGCTGGAGACAGGGACCCTGTCAGGGACATTTTGGCTG GTGGAGAGCCTTGTGGAGCAGAGCAGCCCGTGGCAGGAGCACCGGGCTGTGTCCCTGCCACCCGAGCGCCTGGGCAACAGCTGGGGCTCAGAGGCGCCCGCCTGGGCTCTGCTGGAGGCATGCGGCTTGGAGCCCCAGGTGGGCACCCCCCAAGTGTGCTGGGAGCCTGGGGCCCGCGGCTGTGCATGCGCACTTTATGCCTGCCTGGCGCTGCTGCTCAGGCTGAGCCAGCTCTGCTAG
- the GSDMD gene encoding gasdermin-D isoform X3, protein MASAFEKVVRSVVRELDHKDLTPVDSLWSSASFQPYSLLSRKPLSSRFWRPRYKCVNLSIRDILEPDAPEPALECGRTFQFHDAMDGQLQGSVKLAAPGQGRLTGGAAVSGSSSASMDLCTLRVAPNTWEAMHHERRLRQPEPKTLQQLRSRGDDVFVVTEVLQTQKEVEVTRTHKQEGSGQFALPGAFCLQGKGEGHLSQKKTVTIPSGSTLAFRAAQLVIGSDWDILLFPDKKQRTFLSLQAGRRPSSTADSHPHSCFSLASIRALSDYFQFRPDGSMEHWLATTDDYQGLQAELEQGLCGGQVEPRDGPVGAILESLVLPSGQLETELAGPVFYLLQALAVLSEAQHVLLAEVLETGTLSGTFWLVESLVEQSSPWQEHRAVSLPPERLGNSWGSEAPAWALLEACGLEPQVGTPQVCWEPGARGCACALYACLALLLRLSQLC, encoded by the exons ATGGCCTCGGCCTTTGAGAAGGTGGTCAGGAGCGTGGTCCGGGAGCTGGACCACAAGGACCTCACCCCTGTGGACAGCCTTTGGAGCTCCGCCAGCTTCCAGCCCTACAGCCTTTTGAGCAGGAAGCCCTTGAGTTCACGATTCTGGAGACCACGCTACAAGTGTGTCAACTTATCCATCAGGGACATCCTGGAACCCGATGCGCCGGAGCCAG CGCTGGAGTGTGGCCGCACCTTCCAGTTCCATGATGCGATGGACGGGCAGCTGCAGGGCAGCGTGAAGCTGGCAGCCCCAGGACAGGGCAGGCTCACAGGCGGGGCCGCAGTGTCCGGCAGCTCCAGCGCCTCGATGGACCTGTGCACTCTGAGAGTGGCCCccaacacctgggaagccatgcaCCACGAGAG GCGCCTGCGGCAGCCTGAACCCAAAACCCTGCAGCAGCTGCGGAGTCGGGGGGATGACGTGTTTGTAGTGACCGAGGTGCTGCAGACACAGAAGGAGGTGGAGGTCACCCGAACGCACAAGCAGGAGGGCTCAGGCCAGTTTGCACTTCCGGGAGCCTTCTGCTTACAG GGCAAAGGCGAGGGCCACCTGAGCCAGAAGAAGACGGTCACCATCCCCTCGGGCAGCACCCTTGCATTTCGGGCGGCCCAGCTGGTTATTGGCTCTGACTGGG ACATCCTCCTCTTCCCAGACAAGAAGCAAAGGACCTTCCTGTCGCTGCAGGCAG GCCGCAGGCCCTCCAGCACTGCAGACAGCCATCCACATTCGTGCTTCAGCTTAGCCTCCATAAGGGCCCTCTCTGACTACTTCCAGTTCCGGCCGG ATGGGTCCATGGAGCACTGGCTGGCAACCACTGACGACTACCAGGGCCTGCAGGCAGAG CTGGAGCAAGGCCTGTGCGGCGGACAGGTGGAGCCTCGGGACGGCCCGGTGGGCGCCATCCTTGAGTCCCTGGTGCTGCCCTCTGGACAGCTGGAAACGGAGCTCGCGGGCCCCGTCTTCTATCTGCTGCAAGCACTAGCAG TGCTGAGTGAAGCCCAGCACGTGCTGCTGGCTGAGGTGCTGGAGACAGGGACCCTGTCAGGGACATTTTGGCTG GTGGAGAGCCTTGTGGAGCAGAGCAGCCCGTGGCAGGAGCACCGGGCTGTGTCCCTGCCACCCGAGCGCCTGGGCAACAGCTGGGGCTCAGAGGCGCCCGCCTGGGCTCTGCTGGAGGCATGCGGCTTGGAGCCCCAGGTGGGCACCCCCCAAGTGTGCTGGGAGCCTGGGGCCCGCGGCTGTGCATGCGCACTTTATGCCTGCCTGGCGCTGCTGCTCAGGCTGAGCCAGCTCTGCTAG